The sequence GGGATCAGCTTCTCCGGGTACTGGTGCGAGCCGTAGTTGTTGCTGGCGCGGGTCACCACCACCGGGGTGTCGTAGGTGGCGAAGTAGGAGAACGCCAGGCGGTCGGCGCCGGCCTTGCTGGCGGCGTACGGGTTGCGCGGCATGAGCGGCGCCTCTTCCGGGGCCTCGCCCTCCAGCACCTCGCCGTACACCTCGTCGGTGGACACCTGCAGGAAGCGCTTCAGGCCGTGCCGGCGGGCGGCCTCCAGCAGCACGTAGGTGCCGTACATGTCGGTAAGCACGAACTGGCCGGGGTCGTCGATGCTCTTGTCCACGAAGCTCTCGGCGGCGAAGTTGGCCACCGCGTCGTGCTGCGCCAGCAGCCCGTCCACCACCCTAGGGTCGCAGATGTCGCCCTTCACGAAGGCGTAGCGGGGATCGCTCTCCACCCCGGCCAGGTTGGCCAGGTTGCCCGCGTAGGTGAGCTTGTCCAGCACCGTGATCCGGATCCCGGGGTGGCGCGCCAGCGCCATCTTCACGAAGTGGCTGCCGATGAAGCCCGCGCCGCCGGTCACCACCAGGCGCGCGGAGCCCAGGTCCAGCCTAGCCATCGTGGCGCTCCCACTTGTACGGGATGTCGTTGTCGTGCGGATGCACGCGAAACTCGTCGGGCTCCGCGTAGACGTAGTGCTCGGTGGGCACGTTGACCAGGTACGCCGGCTCGGTGCCGATCCCCTTCATGCCGTGCAACACCAAGTTTGGGATCACCAGCAGGATGGGGTTCTGCTCGCCCAGGAAGAACTCGTTCACCTCGCCGCGGGTCTTGGAGCCCTCGCGCCCGTCGTAGAGCACCACCTTCATCATGCCCTTCACGCAGGTGAAGTGATCGGTCTGCTTCCTGTGGTAGTGCCAGCCTTTGACCACGCCGGGATAGGCCACGGTGAGGTACACCTGGCCGAACTTCTGGAAGAACTCGTCGTCGTCCCGGAGCATCTCCATCAGGAAGCCGCGCTCGTCCGGGATCACCTTCAGCTTCTTGATCTTCACGCCCTCGATCATCTACGCCTCTCCCCGGCCCACGCCCTGGTACCGGAACCCGATCTCCCGGACCGTGCGCGGGTCGTAGATGTTGCGGCAGTCCACGATCGCGGGACGCCGCATGATCCGCTTGAGCTTCCCGAGGTCCAGCTCCCGGAACTGGTTCCACTCGGTCACCACCACCAGCACGTCCGCGCCGCGGGCGGCGGTGTAGGCATCCGGGCAGTACGTCAGGCCGGGCAGCTCCTGCTGCGCCCCGGGCATCGCGATGGGGTCATAGGCCTTCACCTTGATGCCCGCGCGCAGCAGCCAGCGGCCGAAATCCATCCCCACCGACTCGCGCAGGTCGTCGGTGTTGGGCTTGAAGGCGAGGCCCAGCAGCGCCACGGTCTTGCCGCGCGGGGAGCCCAGGCCCGCGAGGATCTTGTCGTACACGAAGCGGCGCTGGTCGCGGTTCACCTTCATCACCGCGCCGGTCAGGGGCGTGGGGGCCCCGAACTGCTTCGAGAAGTGAAGCAGGCTGGCGCAGTCCTTGGGGAAGCACGAGCCGCCGAAGCCCGGGCCGGCGTGCAGGAACTTCGAGCCGATGCGCTTGTCCAGGCCCACCGCCTTGGCCACCACGTTCACGTCCACGTGCGGCCCGATGGCCTCGCACACGCGGGACATCTCGTTGATGAAGGAGATCTTGGTGGCCAGCGCGTTGTTGGCCGCATACTTGATCAGCTCCGAGGTCTCGAGGTTGGTGAGCACCATCGGGGTTTCGATCAGGTACAGCGGGCGGTACAGGCCGGCCACGGCCTTGAGCGCCTTCTGCGAATCCGCGCCGATCACGATGCGGTCCGTGTGCATGAAGGTGTCCACCGCCGCGCCCTCGCGCAGGAACTCGGGATTGCTCACCACGTCGAAGCGGGCCTTCGAGCCGCGCTTGAGGTGCTGCCGCACCAGCTCGGCGAGCTTCCGCCCGGTGCCCGGGGGCACGGTGCTCTTCTGCACGATCACCTTGTAGCCGGTGAGGTGCGGGGCGATCTGCTTCGCCACGGTGAACACGAAGCCCAGGTCGGTGGCCCCGCTGCGGCCCTGCGGCGTGCCCACCGCGATGAACACGAAGTCGGTCTCGCGCACCGCGCGGCCCAGGTCGCCGGTGAAGCTCAGCCGGCCCTGGCGCACGTTCTTGGCCACCAGTTCCTCCATGCCCGGCTCGTAGAAGGGCATGTGCAGGCGGCGGAGCTGGTCGAGCCGCTCCGGGTTGGAGTCCACGCAGGTCACCTGGTGCCCGAAATCGGCGAAGCAGGCCCCGGTCACCAGTCCCACGTAGCCCGTGCCGATCACGCAGATCTTCGACATTCCGTTCCTCGATTCGTTCGCCGGCCGGTTGGGCCGGCCGGCCCTACCTCCGCCACCACTCCAGCAGCCCGTCCAGCGCCTCGGTCACGTCGTGCCTCGGGGCCCAGCCCAGCCGGGCCAGGCGGCCGGCGTCCCCGACCATGAAGTTCAGGTCCTGCGCGCGCAGCCGGGAGGGGTCGGTGTGCACCACCAGCGGCACGCGCGCGTGCGCCACCATGTGGTCCAGCAGGTCGCGCATCCGGCGCCCGGTGCCCGAGGCGATATTCACCGTCGAGCCGGGCTCCGGGCGTTCCAGCAGCACCCGGTAGGCCTCCACCACGTCGCGCACATCGAGATAGTCGCGCACCACGTCGAGGTTTCCCACCTGCAGCGTTCCGGGCCGGCCTTCACGCTCCGCGGCGGCGATCTGGCGCGCGAAGCTGCTCAGCGCGAACCGATCGTCCTGGCCGGGACCGGTGTGACTGAACGGGCGCACCGTCACCACCGGGATCCCGAAGGCGGTCCGGTACGCTTCGCCCACGGCCTCGGCGGCCAGCTTGCTCGCGCCGTAGGGGCTCACCACCGCCGGCGGCGAGTCCTCGGACACCGGCCGGTCCGAGGCCTGCGGGCCGTATACCTCGCTGCTGCTGACCAGCAGCGTGCGCGGCCGCGCCCCCGCCTGGCGCAGGCCCTCGAGAAGTCCCAGCGCGGAGCCCAGGTTGTTGCGGAACGTCCCCTCGGGGTCGCGGAAGGAGGCGGCGGCCGAGCTCTGGCCCGCCAGGTGCAGCACCGCCCCCGGCGGGTGCGCGCGGGCCGCGGCCGTCACGCGCGCGGTGTCTCCCAGGTCGAGCGACACGTACCGGGAGGGGTCGAGCCACCCGGGGCCGGCCGGCTCGAGGCCGAAGCCGACGACGTCGTGTCCGTCCGCGCGCAGGGCCGGGATCAGGTGGCGCGCCACGAAGCCGGACGCGCCCGTCACCCAGGTTCGCACGCGGCTACCTTTCCCTCCAGTACTGCAGCAGGTCGCGCAGGGTCTGCTCGAAGGGGATCTCGGGGACCCAGCCGGTCTCGCGCTTGAACTTGTCGTAGTCGCACAGCAGGATGGGCACGTCCGAAGGACGCATGCGCTTCGGGTCGGGCTTCACCTCGATCACCTTGTCCGTCATGGACAGGATCATCTTGAGCATGTCCCCGATCACCCAGCAGCGATTCGACCCGATGTTGTACACCTCGCCCGGCTTGCCCTTCTCCAGCGCCAGCCAGTAGGCGCGCACCACGTCGCGCACGTCGGTGAAGTCGCGCTTGGCCTCCAGGTTGCCCACGTGCAGCACCGGCGGGCGCCTGCCCTTCTCGATCTCCGCCACCTGCTTGCAGAAGTTCGAGGTGACGAACACGGAGCCGCGGCGCGGCCCCTCGTGGTTGAAGGCGCGCGTGCGCACCACGTCCAGCCCGTAGGAGCGGAAGTACTGGTAGCCGAGCATGTCCTGGGCCACCTTGCTCACCGCGTAGGGCGAGAGCGGCCGGAGCGGGTTGGTCTCCCGGATCGGCACCTCGTCGGCGTGAACGTCCCCGTACTCCTCGCTGGATCCCGCGACGAGCACGCGTGTCTTCAGCCCCAGCCTGCGGATCGCCTCGAACAGGTGCAGCTGGCCGATCACGTTGGTGCTGAGCGTCTCCTCCGGCTGGTGCCACGACGCCGGCACGTAGCTCTGGGCCGCCAGGTGGTAGACCTGGTCGGGCTTCACCTCCGCGATGATCTCGTGCACCGAGGTGGCATCCCGGATGTCGCAGTCGTGCAACGTGAGCCCGGTGGTGATGTGGTCGATGTTCTCGGTCCGGCTCCGCCAGCGGTGGATCCCGTGGACCTCGGCCTTGGGCTGGGTCCGGGCGATGTACTCCACCAGGTGGCTGCCAACGAACCCCGTGACGCCGGTGATCAGAACGCGCATCCAAGCTCCTTGACTCGAGTCATTTCCAGCGGAATAACCGGCTTACGGTAAGGCAATCCCGGCGCAAGGTCAACGCCGCCTCCGGGCACGCGAAGAGGGCGCGTCCAGGCTCGGACGCGCCCTCCGGCGAAGCGGAAGCTACGGTGCTAGGCCCTGCGGCGCAGCATCACCAGCCCGGCGATGCCGACACCCATCAGCAGCAGCGTGCGGGGCTCCGGGATCACCGGCGCGCTCACCAGCCCGTAGTGGAATGCCACCGGCACACCGATTTCCAGGTCCGGGTCGATGCCCCAGCTGTGCACGTCGGCCATGCGTTCGCCGATCCCGACGAAACCGTCCACGGTGTAGGCGAAGAACGCGGTGCTGAGCGGCGCGACCCCGTTGCCGACGGTGGTCGTGGGAAGCTCCGGGTACAGGCCGTAGGTGTTCGGAGTGAAGGGCTCAAGGCCCCACGTGGCTTCCCACTCGGGCGCGAACTCGTTCGCCGGACCGGAAATCGCCAGCCACGGGTTGCCGGTGACCGGGTCCACGGGGAGTTCCCCGACGTAGTTGTAGTGGAACGGGCCGATGTCCAGCAGCTCGAAGCCGCTGAGGCCGTTCATGCCCTCGGTGGGCATGTAGCCGAGATTGGTCACCCGGTAGATGAACAGGGTCACGTCGCCGGGAGCCGCGACACCGTAGACGGCGGGCCCATTCCCCTCGAGATAGAAGTCCACCTGGTCCACGGACACGATGGCGTCGCGGGGGCGCTCCCCGTTGATCTGGGTGGAGCCGTCCGCCTTCCACCAGTAGGTCGCCGTGAAGGCCGGCGCCGGGAGCGCCGAGGCCACCGCGGCCAGCGCGCACAGCAGGCCGGTGCAGAGCAAGATGCCGAAGGAGTAGCGACGCATGGAATCAGGTGCTCCTTTCCATCCGGGAGGCGAGATACGCCCTTGGTACGTGCCCCCGCCGGCTGCGGCGAAATTCCGGGCCAGGGCGCTCCGATTCATTTCAGTGCTAACAAGATTATCATGGATCCGGCCGCAATTCAATGCGGGAATCCACAACCTTTGTAACTGGTTGTGAAATAATGTCTTGAAGCAACGCTCTCGACGAGTCTCAAACTCGCCCGCGGCGCCCCGAACGGAACTGGGCCAGGGCCCTCGCGAGCGCGGCCGCGGGATCGGCCGCCCCGAACACCGCGCGGCCCAGGACCATGGCGTCCGCGCCTTCTCGTCCCGCAACCCCGGGAGTCGCCACGCGCGCCTGGTCGTGCGCGACGCCGTCGGCGAAACGGATGCCCGGCGTGACCAGCAACAGCCCCGGCCCCACCGCGCGACGCGCGGCGCGCGCTGCCTCCACCGACATCACCAGGCCATGAGCGCCGGCCGCGGCGGACTCGCGCGCGAGCCGGAGCACGCGGCCCGCCACGTCGCCGCCCTCGCTGGTGAGCACCGTCACCGCCAGGATCTGCGTGCCGCTGCCGCGCGCGCCCGCCACGGCCGCGGCCACGCCCCTGGGCCCCGCGGTGGCGTGCACGGTGAGCAGGTCCGCCCCCAGCTCCGCGGCGGAGCGCGCCGCGCCCTCCATGGTGTGCGGGATGTCATGAACCTTCAGGTCCAGGAACACGCCGTCGGCCTTCAGCCGCCGCACCAGCGGCGGGCCGGCGGCGGTGAACAATTCCAGGCCCACCTTCACGCCGCAGCGCGCCCCCCCCAGCCGGCGCAGCTGCGCCAGGGCCTCGCGCGAGGTGGGAAAGTCGAGCGCCAGGAAGGCGCGCACGCCGCCGGGCGGGCGCGCGGGCCGGGTGCGGATGGTGGTCACGGGAGCCTCCGAACGAAACCTGCGAACGTGGCGCGCCGCGCGGGTTCGGGACAGTTCACTTCAGCGTGGCGCGCTGTCCGAGCGCGCCGACAAGGTCGCGGCAGCTCGACGCGCCGATTTCCGCGAGCGCGCGCCGCAGCGCGGCGGCCCGCACGCCCGCGCCGGACGGGTCCAGGAACAGCGCCGTGCCCACCTGCACCGCCGCGGCGCCGGCCAGCAGGAAGCCCAGCACGTCGCGCGCCTCCATGATGCCGCCGATGCCGATCACCGGGATTCGAAGAGCCCCCGCCAGGCGCCGCACCATCGCCATCGCCACCGGCCGCACCGCGGGCCCGGAGAGCCCGCCCGCGCCCGGCGAGGGCAGCGCGGTGCGCGACTTCCAGTGCACATCGGCGCCCACCAGCGTGTTGATGGCCGACACGGCGTCGGCGCCGGCGTCCTGCGCCGCCCGGCCCAGGGCCACGATGTCGTGCGTGTTGGGCGTGAGCTTGGCGACCAGGAACCGCCCGGTGCGCGCGCGCACCCCGCGCACCACCCCGGCCACCTGCGCCGGGTCGGTGCCCAGGTCCAGGCCGCCGCGGGCCACGTTGGGGCACGACAGGTTGAGCTCGAAACCCTCGAAACCGTCGTGCCCTTCGAGCCGCTCCGCCTGGGTCGCGTAGTCGCCCGGGGAGTAGCCGCCCAGGCTGACCAGCCGCAGCGGCGGCAGGGCGCGAAGCAGGGGCAGCTTCTCCCCCACGAAGCGGTCCAGCCCCACGTTCTCGAGCCCGATGGAATTGAGCATCCCCGATGCCGTCTCCGCCACGCGCGGGGCGGGGTTGCCAGGGCGGGGCTGCAGCGTGACCGTCTTGGTGACGAACCCGCCGATCTCCTCCATGGGCAGCGCCCCGGCCAGTTCCGGGCCGTAGCCGCAACAGCCGGACGCCAGCAGCACCGGCGTGCGCAGCGTGAACGGGCCCAGCTTCACGGCCAGCGCGCCGGGCGCATCCGGGCCGCACCCGCCCGCGCCCGCGCCCCCCGCGTCCTGCCCTCTTACGTCCGGCATGCCGCCTCCCTCTCCCAGTCGATCCGCCGGGCGTCGAACGCCGGCCCGTCCTCGCAGGCCATGGCGAAAGTCGGCGCGGGGGGCTCGCCCGCGGGCACGGGCGATCCCCCTGGATCCGCGTGCGCCACCGGCACGGCGCAGCCGCGGCACACGCCCACGCCGCAGGGCATGGGCGCTTCCACCGACACGTACGCTTCGAGCGCCCGCTCGCGCGCCAGCGCGGCGGTGGCGGCCAGCAGCCCCATGGGGCCGCACGCGAACAGCGTCGGCGCGGGGCCCGCGCCGGCAGGGATCGCATCGAGAGCGCGGCGCACCGCGTCGAGCACCGTGCCGCGCTCCCCGCGGGAGCCGTCCTCGGTGCAGATCACGGAATCGAGCGCGGCCAGCTCCGGGGAATCCCACAGCAGGGGCGCGCGGGTGGCGCCGTAGAAGAAGCGCACGCGGGCCGGGTCGGAGGCCCCGCGCGAGACGTACAGCAGCGGCGCGACCCCGTAGCCTCCCGCGACCATCCACAGCGGGCCGGGCAGTCGCGGGAAGCCGCGCCCCAGCGGGCCGTGGCCCTCGAGCCGCGAACCCAGCGGCAGGCGGGCCAGCGCGCGCGTGCCGCGGCCGGCTTCCGAGAACAGGATGCGGAACGAGGCCGGCCCCGCGCCGCCGGCATCCCAGTCGAGCAGGCTGAACGGGCGGGGCCAGAAGACCTCGGGAAGGTTGAGCTGGACGAACTGGCCGGCGGATGCCCCGGGTGCGGAACAGTTCAGGACGAAGCTCGCGAGATGCTGACGCTCGGCCACCGCCTGGCGTTCGCGCAGCTCCGCGCGGAAGCGGATCCAGCCCACGCGCGGGCCTACCGGTTGCCCGGCGGGGCGGCCCCGCCGGTATCGGGCTCGGCCGGGGCGCCCGGCATGTGCGGCAGGCTGTCGGGCGGGGCCGGGCCGCCCGGGGCCGCGCCCGCAGGCGGCGGTACAGTCGGCGGCGCGGCCGGCGGCGCGGCCGGCGACGCGGGCGCAGATCCGGGTGGCGGACTGCCCTTCGGCGCGGCGGAGGTGTCTGGGGGCGTGGAGCCCGGCGGAGGCGCAGAGCCCGGCGGGCCGCCCCTTCGCACAGCAGAAGTATCCGCCGTCACCGGCGGCACGCTGTCCATCTCGGCCGCCTGGATCGAGGGCACCGAGCTGCCCGCCGGCACCATCGGCCTCGAGATGCCGCGCGAGGCCGCGGTGGCCCGCGTCACCGAATCCGCGCGCATCGCCTCCGCGCGCTTCAGGGCCTCGCGGCGCAACGAGTCCGAGTACGCGATCAAACGTATGGAATCGGCCACTGTCTTCCTGCGCAGCGAGTCCGCGCGCGCCGCCTGGGCGATGGAGTCGGCGATGGCCTCGGGCGGCTTGGGGCACGGGATGTTGGTGGTGTCCCGGCCGCCGGCGGCCAGCACGGAGTCCGCGGCGGCCCCGAAGTGCCGCTGCAGCGTGTCCTGCGCCGCCAGCCCGAACGCGGTGCTCGAGTACCGCGCGGCCACGCGCGCGTACGCGGAATCGGCCGCGGCCGGTCGCTTCATCTTCGCCAGCACCCAGCCCGCCGCGAAGGCGGCCTTGGGTCCGAAGCGGGTGAAGCTGTAGGCGCGCTCCACCCCCAGGTACTCCACCAGGGCGCGGTCCAGCTTCTTCATGTCGAAGCAGTAGAGCTCGGCCAGCAGGAAGGCGGTCTCCGCCCGGCCGTCGAAGTGGCTCTTCGAGTCGGCCATCATCTTCTTGTACTCGGCGGCCCGGGCCAGCCCGGAGTTCCGTTCCTTGGCCACGTCGGTGAACTCGGAGCGCGGCATGGTGTTCACGGCGTCGTAGAACTTGCGCGCCTGGTCGAAGTCCTCCCTGTTCACCTCCTGGATGTAGCCGAGCTGGTAGGCGGCCACCGAGCCGAACCGGTCGTTGGGGTGCGCCTCCTTGATCGTCGTGTACTGGTCCACGGCGCGGTCCACCTGGCCGCGCAGCGCCTCGCACCCCGCGATCCGCAATTGAAGGTCGGGATCCCGCATCTGCTGGAGGTCCTTGGGCTGCGCGCGGACGTCAATCTGCTGCTGGCGGTAGTAGGTGATGGCTTCCTCGAAGCGGCGGGCGCGCTCGAGGGCCTCTCCCACCTTCAGCCGGGCGGCGAAGCGGTCCTCCTCGCGCGGGGCGTCGAGGGCCACCTGCGAGAACTCGGTGCGCGCGCTGTCCCATTCCTCGAGCTGGAAGTAGGCCTCGCCGCGGTAGGTCTGCGAGCGGTAGCGCTCCTCGCTGGCGGGACATTCGCGGATCAGGCGGGTGTAGGTCTCCAGCGCCTCGCGGCTGCGCTTCTGCTGCCGGAACCCGTCGCCCAGGGTGATCAGGGCCTGGTCCTTGCCGGCGTAGTCCGGGAACCGGGCCAGCACCTGGTTCAGCGTGCTCTCGGCGTCGGCGAAGCGGCGCAGCCGGGTCAGCGCCTGGGCCTGGCCGGTGAGGGCGTCGGGAACGAACCGGCTCTGAGGCAGGCTGTCGCACAGCAGCTGGAACTGGGTCACGGCGCCCTCGTAGTCGCCCTTGCCCAGCTGGCAGCGCCCGATCAGGAGCACCGCCTCGTCCACGTACTTGCTGTCGGGGAACTTGGTGAGCAGGTTGGTGCACGCGCGCATGCACTGTTCGTACTGGGCCAGCTCGGCCGCCGAGGCGCCCTGGAGCGGGTTGCGGGCCCTCTCCTCCATGGCCTTGTCCCAGGCCTTGCGTGCCATGTAGAAGGTGTTGTAGTACGCACAGCCACCCAGGAACAGCGTGACCAGGAGAGCGACCAGCGCGACCGGGATGCGCCTCACGATCCGCCCCCGCCGGGATGCAGGTCTTGAAGCGCGTACACCGGGAAGTCCCCGCGCTGCAGCGCCTCGATGGCGTGGATCGCGGCGGACGCGGCCGCCAGCGTGGTCAGGCACGGCACGCGGCACTGCAGCGCGGCGCGCCGGATGCGGACCTCGTCGAACTGCGACTCCCGGCCCAGCGGCGTGTTGATCACCAGGTCCACCTCCCCGCGCGTGATCAGATCCTCGGCGTTGGGGCCGCCCTCGTGCACCTTGAACACCGGGCGCGCCGGGATGCCGTTGCGCCTGAGCATCAGCGCCGTGCCGCCGGTGGCCAGCAGCTCGAAGCCCAGGTGCCGGAGCTGCTTGGCCATGAACACGATGGCCCGCTTGTCCTGGTCGCACACCGACAGGAACGCGCGCCCCTTCAGCGGCAGGCGCTCCCCCAGCGCCAGCTTGGCCTTCGCGTAGGCCAGGCCCATGTTGTCGGAAATCCCCATCACCTCGCCCGTGGACTTCATTTCCGGGCCCAGCAGCGTGTCCACTCCGGGGAACCGGTCGAAGGGCAGCGCCGGGTGCTTGAGCGACACGTGCTGCGGGTCGCCCTCGACCGGGGGGCGGTCCGAGGGCAGCTTCCCGCCCGCCATCACGCGCGCGGCCACCCGCGCCAGCGGCCAGCCCGCGGCCTTGCTCACGAAGGGCACCGTGCGCGAGGCGCGCGGGTTGGCCTCGAGCACGTACAGCGTGTCGTTGCGCAGCGCGAACTGCACGTTCATCAGTCCCACCACCGGCAGCGCCAGCGCCAGCTTCGTGGTCTGCGCGGCGATCTCGGCCAGCGTCTCGCGGCCCACCGAGAACGCCGGGATGACGCACGACGAGTCGCCGGAGTGGATGCCCGCGGCCTCGAGGTGCTCCATGATGGCGCCCAGCCACACGCGCTCGCCGTCGCACACGGCATCCACTTCCAGCTCGATCGCGTCCTCCAGGAAGCGGTCGAGCAGCAGCGGCTCCTCGCGCGAGATGGCGACTTCCTTCAGCAGCGCCGCCAGGTCGTCCGGGCCGAACAGGATCCGCATCCCGCGGCCCCCCAGCACGTACGAGGGCCGCGCGAGGATGGGCCAGCCCATGCCCTCGGCCGCGGCGACGGCGTCGTCGGCGTTCCAGGCCGTGGTGCACACCGGCTGTCGCAGCCCCAGCTCGCGCACCAGCTCGGAGAAGCGCAGGCGGTTCTCGGCGCGGTCGATGGCGTCCCAGCCGGTGCCCAGGATGTTGACCCCGGCCTCGGCCAGCCCGCGCGCCAGCGAGAGCGGCGTCTGCCCGCCCAGCTGCACCAGCACCCCGATGGGACGCTCCGTCGCCACCACCGCCAGCACGTTCTCCAGCGTCAGTGGCTCGAAGTACAGCCGGTCGGACACATCATAATCGGTGCTGACGGTTTCGGGGTTGGAATTGATCATCACCACCTGGTAGCCGGCCTCGCGCAGCTCCAGGCACGCCTGGACGCAGCAGTAGTCGAACTCCAGGCCCTGCCCGATCCGGTTGGGGCCGCTGCCCAGCACCAGGATGGTCCTTCCCGCACCGGCGCGGGATTCGTCCTGCTCGCCGTAGGTGGAGTAGAAGTACGGCGTCTCGGCCTCGAATTCCGCGGCGCAGGTGTCCACGGCCTTCATCGCCGGGACCAGGCCCGCGGCCTCGCGGGCCGCGCGCACCCCGGCTTCGGGCGATCCCGAGAACGCCGCCAGATCCGCGTCGCCGAAGCCACGGCGCTTGGCCCGCTCCAGCAGCGGCAGGTCGGTCACGAAGCCGGTGCCGGCCGCCCGGACCTCCTCCTCCAGCTCCACCATCTGGCGGAACTGCTCCAGGAACCACGGGTGCACGTGCGTCCAGCGGGCCAGCTCTGCGGGGCTCCGCCCCTCGCGCAGCGCCTGTCGCATGGCCAGCCAGCGCCCGGGTCGGGCCCTGCCCAGCTCCTCCGGGCCCAGCGGCCCGGCGCCATACTCGCCGCGCCAGCCCTGCGAGGGCGACTCCAGCGAGCGCAGCGCCTTGAGGAACGCCTCCTGGAAGCTGCGCCCCAGCCCCATCACCTCGCCCACGGACTTCATCTGCGTGCCCAGCACCGGCTCGGCGGCGGGGAACTTCTCGAACGCCCAGCGCGGGATCTTCACCGCCACGTAGTCCAGGGCGGGCTCGAAGCTGGCCGGGGTGCGGCGGGTGATGTCGTTGGGGATCTGGTCCAGCGTGGCGCCCACCGCCAGCCACGCCGCGATCTTGGCGATGGGGAAGCCGGTGGCCTTGGAGGCCAGCGCGGAGCTGCGCGAGACGCGCGGGTTCATCTCGATCACGTAGCGCTCGCGGGTGCGCGGGTCCACCGCGAACTGGATGTTCGAGCCGCCCGTCTCCACGCCCACGGCGCGCATCACCTTCAGCGCGTCGTCGCGCATGCCCTGGTACTCGCGATCCCCCAGCGTCTGCTGGGGGGCCACGGTGACGCTGTCGCCGGTGTGCACGCCCATGGGGTCCAGGTTCTCGATGGAGCACACCACCACGGCGTTGTCCGCGCGATCGCGCATCATCTCCAGCTCGAACTCCAGGTGGCCCAGCAGGCTCTGCTCCACCAGCGCCTCGTGCGTGGCGCTGGCCTGCAGGCACAGCTCCAGGCGGCGCCGCAGGTCGGCCTCGTCGTGGGCCGCGCCGCTGCCCGCGCCGCCCAGCGCGAAGGAGGCGCGCACGATCACCGGCAGGCCCACCTGGCGCGCGAAGCGCACACCGTCCTCCACCGTGCGCACGGCGCGGCTGTCGGGCAGCTTCAGCCCGGCGGCGAGCATGCAGTCGCGGAACACCTCGCGGCTCTCGGCGCGCCGGATGGTCTCCAGGGAGGCGCCGATCATCTCCACCCCGTGCCGCTCCAGGGCCCCGGAGACCGCCAGCTCCACCGCCACGTTGAGCGCGGTCTGCCCGCCCATGGTGGGCAGCAGCGCATCCGGCTTCTCGATGGCGATCACGCGCTCCACCACGTCGGCGGTCACCGGCTCCAGGTAGGTGCGGTCGGCCATGGGAGCGTCGGTCATGATGGTGGCCGGATTCGAGTTCACCAGCACCACCCGGTAGCCCACCGCGCGCAGCGCGCGGCACGCCTGCGTGCCGGAATAGTCGAACTCGCACGCCTGCCCGATCACGATGGGCCCGGAGCCCAGGATCAGGATGGTCTCCAGGTCGCGGCGCGTCTCGAAGCCCGGCGTGCTCACATTGTCCCCGTGCCCGCGGCCCGCGCGGGCGCCAGCGTGCGGGCGAAGTCGTCAAAGGCCGGTCGGGCGTCGTGCGGCCCGGGGCCCGCCTCGGGATGGAACTGGATGGCGGTGACCGGCAGCGAGCGGTGGCGGAAGCCCTCGAGGGTGCCGTCGTTGAGATTGCGCAGCGTGGGCTCCCAGTCGCGGGCGCGAGCTTCGTCCCAGCGCACGCAGTAGTTGTGGTTCTGCGAAGTGATGGCCACCCGCCCGGTGGCGATCTCGCCCACCGGGTGGTTGCCGCCGTGGTGCCCGTAGCGGAGCTTGTAGGTCTCCATGCCCAGCGCCCGTGCCAGCACCTGGTGGCCGAGGCAGATGCCCAGCACCGGCAGGGTGCCGATCAGCGAGGCGGCCAGATCCACCACGTGGGGCACGTCCACGGGATCGCCCGGGCCGTTGGAGAACACCACGCCGTCGGGCCGCCACGCCAGCAGCTCCGCGCGCGCCACCCGCGCCGGGTACACCCTCACCCGCGCGCCTCGCTCCGCCAGCTGGCGCAGGATGCTGCGCTTCACGCCGCAGTCCACCACCGCCACCCGGGGGGCTGCGCCCGCGAGCGGGGCGGGCACCGGGCGCGGCACGAAACTCGCGGACACGCCGCCGGGCCCGGCCGGCGCGGGCCCGGGCGGCACGGGATCCTCGAAGTCGTACGCGGCGGGGGCGCTGACTCGGTCCAC is a genomic window of Candidatus Eisenbacteria bacterium containing:
- the pyrF gene encoding orotidine-5'-phosphate decarboxylase, which translates into the protein MRAFLALDFPTSREALAQLRRLGGARCGVKVGLELFTAAGPPLVRRLKADGVFLDLKVHDIPHTMEGAARSAAELGADLLTVHATAGPRGVAAAVAGARGSGTQILAVTVLTSEGGDVAGRVLRLARESAAAGAHGLVMSVEAARAARRAVGPGLLLVTPGIRFADGVAHDQARVATPGVAGREGADAMVLGRAVFGAADPAAALARALAQFRSGRRGRV
- a CDS encoding dihydroorotate dehydrogenase — encoded protein: MPDVRGQDAGGAGAGGCGPDAPGALAVKLGPFTLRTPVLLASGCCGYGPELAGALPMEEIGGFVTKTVTLQPRPGNPAPRVAETASGMLNSIGLENVGLDRFVGEKLPLLRALPPLRLVSLGGYSPGDYATQAERLEGHDGFEGFELNLSCPNVARGGLDLGTDPAQVAGVVRGVRARTGRFLVAKLTPNTHDIVALGRAAQDAGADAVSAINTLVGADVHWKSRTALPSPGAGGLSGPAVRPVAMAMVRRLAGALRIPVIGIGGIMEARDVLGFLLAGAAAVQVGTALFLDPSGAGVRAAALRRALAEIGASSCRDLVGALGQRATLK
- a CDS encoding tetratricopeptide repeat protein; its protein translation is MRRIPVALVALLVTLFLGGCAYYNTFYMARKAWDKAMEERARNPLQGASAAELAQYEQCMRACTNLLTKFPDSKYVDEAVLLIGRCQLGKGDYEGAVTQFQLLCDSLPQSRFVPDALTGQAQALTRLRRFADAESTLNQVLARFPDYAGKDQALITLGDGFRQQKRSREALETYTRLIRECPASEERYRSQTYRGEAYFQLEEWDSARTEFSQVALDAPREEDRFAARLKVGEALERARRFEEAITYYRQQQIDVRAQPKDLQQMRDPDLQLRIAGCEALRGQVDRAVDQYTTIKEAHPNDRFGSVAAYQLGYIQEVNREDFDQARKFYDAVNTMPRSEFTDVAKERNSGLARAAEYKKMMADSKSHFDGRAETAFLLAELYCFDMKKLDRALVEYLGVERAYSFTRFGPKAAFAAGWVLAKMKRPAAADSAYARVAARYSSTAFGLAAQDTLQRHFGAAADSVLAAGGRDTTNIPCPKPPEAIADSIAQAARADSLRRKTVADSIRLIAYSDSLRREALKRAEAMRADSVTRATAASRGISRPMVPAGSSVPSIQAAEMDSVPPVTADTSAVRRGGPPGSAPPPGSTPPDTSAAPKGSPPPGSAPASPAAPPAAPPTVPPPAGAAPGGPAPPDSLPHMPGAPAEPDTGGAAPPGNR